In the Melanotaenia boesemani isolate fMelBoe1 chromosome 14, fMelBoe1.pri, whole genome shotgun sequence genome, TTGCTTCTGTTTATTTCATTCAACTTAACAAAGCAGAACCCAGCCAGCTACacaataaatattcattaaattaaaaacaaataaaacatcagttaGAGGACAAGTCCCAACATTTCACCTCTAAagataataagaataataaagttCATTTTTCCCTTTTCAGATATCAAAGTgacaagttttaaataaatgtgcttgTTTTAGCTCAAATTTTCAGAAGTTGTTCAGGCTGAGGGTGGACTGGTCCAGCCCCAGTGTGGTCCAGTTCTTGGAGTTGTCCCTGTTCTCTTGCTCACCAGCAGCTCACGCGCTTCCTCAGCAGAGAGCTGCAGTCAGGAGATCCAGGAGTCAGACTGCTGAGTCTCTCCACTTGGTCCGCCCTGACCTGCCGACGTTGTTTCTCTTCCCTGATACCGGTGATGCCCCCTGACTCTCCCGTCGGGGTGCTTCTTGAACGAGTCCACACAGACATGGACAGGGGCCCTGTGGTAACTTTCCCCTGAATGAACACGTTACACAGACACTCCAGACGGTCTCATCGATCAGGGAGGTTGATGACGGGCACCCACTGATCCAAACAGCGGCTGTCTCTGCAGAATCTGCTCACTTTGCTCAGTGCAGGGTCCTTCCACAGCGACGGCTGAGGACTCTGCAGAGGAGACACGACAGTTACCGTCTGTTGCTTTATGAAATGTGCAAACACTCTGCAATTCATTCGATTCACAGAGCAGGGAGAGGCACCGATGAGCAGATAAACCCAGAACCAGGTGAATGAGCACATACTTACAGTAACCAGAACACAGTGCAGGTCCAGGGGCTCCCCTCCAGGCTTCATCCCACCCAGGATCTCCGCCAGACGCCGCATGTTGCCCACTCGCAGGATGCTGATGTCGTTCTCGCAGCAGAAAGCCTGAATCAGTGTGAAGTGGATCTGCAGAGCcacatcctcttcatcatccgtGGCCAGCAGACACAGCACCACGTTGTCTGGATCCCTGGGAGCAACACACAAACCcggagatgaggaagaggagccaGAAACTCTCACGGCAtcatttcacagcatttccCGCAGCTTACGCGTTCAGGGACTTTGCAGCCTCGTAAACTCCGACAGTGATGCAACCGCGAGGCAACGCGGAGCTCAGGACCTCCTCTAAAGCTTTACACACCGAGTCCATCCTggagacaacacacacacagacacacacacgcagagtTCAGACTGGGACCTCAGAGATGTCAGCGTGACGcgaggaagaggatgaagatgatgtaaGGGACTGACATGTCTGCAGATTTGTGCAGCATCTGACCTTTCTGCAGAGTTGTCTCCTCCCGTTTCTTCTAAAGTCATGTTGCACGTGCAGGCGGTTTGTTCGGGGTAGTTCCGGATCCGCAGCGGGTTCTGAGCTCTCCTGGTCCCGACACACTCCGCGTCTGACCGGCGTGGAGCTCAGTTCCACCAGAGCGCACACAttatttacatacacacatccCATTGGTCAGTGGCTGGTCACGTGCACAGCCACAGTGCTGCGTCAGCGCGCGCTCGGAAACCTGCCGGTTCCTGTGAGGGTGGCGCCGCCTCGCGACCAAAACCAGACAGGGACTGAAGAAAGGTCAGACCagggcctcatttctaaagctggctATGTACGTCGGTTCTAGGCGACTTTTGGGAGAATGTCCTTATCTCCATGGCAACTCTGACCCTGCTGTCTTCAGGGAAAATGTgagtccagaataaaaccaaggaaatgaggtgaaatgtgagacatttgtgtaaAATCCACtcttacctttcacaccacatgttagttATTAAAGCTGAATAAAGACACGTTCCATGTTaatcctcctaagagccacgctcacaatgaataaataattcagGGTTTACAAGAGAAACAGTTTGTTATTAATcagaagctcaaccactaaacCACGTTTTGTCATTGTGGAAACGTCCGTGCTATAAAATCCATTTAGGCTGAATAAGGCAACAGTTTGCTGCCAGCATGTGCCAGACACATTATTAattactattaaaataaataaaaaattaaaatagtaagggatgccgtcaagctgaagaaggagtcctatcgggcccttttggcctgtgggactccagaggcagctgatgggtatcgccgggctaagcggagcgcagctacAGCTGTCACTAAGTAAAAAACTCAGACATGGGAGGAGTTCAAAgaagccatggagaatgacttctggacgctttgagaagattctggtccaccatccagcggctcaggaggggaaagcagtgctccaccAACACTCTGGGGATGGGCTGATGTGGCCGGGGgaggaaagtctgggtttccctgcttaggcagctgccctcgCAACCTGACCCCGGATAAACGGTAGAAAAaaggatggtggatggatggatggatggatggatggatggatggatggatggatggatggatggatggataagtgGTAAATGGAGGGAAGTTaagggtataaggctcctctataaggctagaggcagactagggcgacCCAGAGATCAGTAGCaattggagaagtttgatcattggtcttcacacacacacatatatatatatatatatatatatatatatatatatatcagtggcGGCTGGCCAATAGAGGGCGCTAGGGCGCCGCCCCACCACTCACCACTCcccacaaaaaatatataaataaataaaatacttcgAAATATATGTATATCTTTTTTAGATGAGCaagataaataatatataattagcGAGTAAATTTGTTGTGTTCATCTACGTTATTTAAAGTTACTGATTGGTCACGTGTTTCCTCCCCCGGGCGCAAAAATCTTTACTCAGtcccccaatcccaaaccgaaaacttgagcactcgccctgagcccctgatgactaaatgacatcacctgcatgaggagtcgagggtgacaggcctcatgggctcgaaatgctttaaataggattgggacagcactttgagacctgcactgcaaggagagagacgccaaAACGAGAGGATtacaattcttttaaaaaaaaaaaaatgacagaagagaagTTGCTGCAGCGACGATTTGTCTGTtagtataaaacactgcagccatgatttattgtcatgaatGTCTGAAAGAATGTGGCTAATAACAACGTAATATCTCCATCAACAGGGTCTGAAGaccaaaccaaaaaattaatttgtctcaGGATAAAACATGAAGCGCTATTTACGGGCTTCCGCAACGCGTCCTTACAAGGATTTGAGTAAGTGTTGAGTTCTTGTAAtccatataaaagtaaatgggctgaaaacaaaagaaaaccagtgttgatgagcagcatttgtgtctgtgtgcgtatgtgtataGTGTTATCATTGCAGAAATGGGTCTGCAGAAGGTTGTGACCCCCAgccaggctgcaaagaaatgggaaaacttaaagaagaaatatagggttaacctgtttaatgtttatgcacATGGGTTGCTGGGtaacgacccagcgccacaatactgaagaacatgtttcacacgtcggcttctctcggtaaactccgtgtttcacgtgacatcgcagtgatttatgggtaattccttagcgaaagttggcatcgatgctgacttatggaaagggggcagaaagggctcaaaaatgtccgccatcatcccttgatcactcacacaattccaattggaataccactgaaccctcgagcccctcgcgggagcgcgcccgtgagtgcaggagtgctcaagtgttccatttgggattcgacCATAGACTCTCGCTGTAAGTTGAACATGCGCAGTTGCTTCTCTTCAATGCTAGAGAAAGGAGCTTCTATTTGCATATCCCTGCCCGGACTAAGCTGTGGGATGACGTCACTATCGTCCGTGACAAGGTGCGCCAGAGTGAGtcggagaagaagaagaaatgacgACAAATTGAGTAATTCAGTAAAATCACTTATAACAAAACCATTTGAGAGGAGGACATTTCAAGAGACGCTTGAAGTGAAACAGCTTGGGCCTGATCAGCCAGATATTTCCATCAATCAGCAGTCCAAAGACAGAGGGAGACGGTACACCCGGTCATTTTCCAGGACCTGGTTTAGCAACAAGGCTTGGCTAACTGCATGTAGCGACGCTAATGCTTTATTCTGCTTTCCTTGCCTCCTTTTTCAAACACCTGGATCAGACCCAGCATGGATTCAGACAGGTATGACtgatttaaagcacttttcagaaaaagcaaagaagcaCGAACAAACTGGGATCCACATCAAAACGCACTGCAACTCGCCATGTTTGGGAAAATTAACATTTCTGCTCAGCTTGATGAAGGCTACAGGATAGGGATCCGTAAGCATAATGAGGAGGTCGACAAAAACAGGCACATCCTGTCTAAAATAATAGACTGTGTCAAGTTCTGTGGTGCATTTGAGCTAGCCCTGCGTGGACATGATGAAAGTGAAAGCTCAGAAAATCCTGGCATTTTTAGAGGACTTGTGGACTTTGTAGCATCACTAGATGCAGTTCTACATGAGCACCTGCAGACAGGGAACGTCCAAGACTGTACAGAATGAACTCCTTGACTGCAGCTCTCAGTGTTGAGAGAGTGCATCATTGAAGAAGTCAGGAGTGCAGACTTTGTCTCCATTCAGGCTGACGAAACAATGGAAATCTCAACTCAGCATCAGCTGGTGCTTGTGATCCGTTACATTGACAAAGCCCATTATGTGCAGAGAGGTTTTTTGAGTTCATACCTCTCCACAGTGCCACAGCTGACTCCATTGCCACAGCACTTCTGGATAGGTTGAGCTCCATTCTCCCTGATGACCAGAAGAGCAAGCTCATTTCCCAACATATGATGGTGCAAGTGTCATGAGAGGAGCCACAGGTGGTGTGCAGAAGAAGATGTGTATGTGAATGCATACTATGTTCACTGCTACGC is a window encoding:
- the gadd45ab gene encoding growth arrest and DNA-damage-inducible, alpha, b — encoded protein: MTLEETGGDNSAERMDSVCKALEEVLSSALPRGCITVGVYEAAKSLNADPDNVVLCLLATDDEEDVALQIHFTLIQAFCCENDISILRVGNMRRLAEILGGMKPGGEPLDLHCVLVTSPQPSLWKDPALSKVSRFCRDSRCLDQWVPVINLPDR